From Methanofastidiosum sp., a single genomic window includes:
- a CDS encoding lipoate--protein ligase family protein, whose protein sequence is MRYLKYREEDGFLSMGLDEALLSLRAKDKIIDTFRFYSFFPSCVSIGYFQRLESSIDLDYCNKNNIDYVRRITGGGNVFHDSEGEITYSVVMSEKNAPENILDSFHYIYGGVIKGLNTLGINVEFKPLNDLTLNSKKLSGSAQTRRLGVILQHGTLMYNTDLELMERVLRISDKKIEIKKRVTNLSIEGYSLNKKELLKCLKEGFEETFGKAKEDNISKEELSIARKLSLDKYQSDEWNQKR, encoded by the coding sequence GTGAGATATTTAAAATATAGGGAAGAAGATGGATTTCTTTCAATGGGATTGGATGAGGCTCTATTATCACTAAGGGCAAAAGATAAAATAATCGATACATTCAGATTCTATTCCTTCTTTCCTTCGTGTGTGTCAATAGGTTACTTCCAAAGATTAGAATCTTCAATTGATCTTGATTACTGCAATAAAAATAATATTGACTATGTCAGAAGAATAACGGGTGGAGGAAATGTTTTCCACGATTCAGAAGGCGAGATAACCTACTCAGTTGTTATGTCAGAGAAAAATGCTCCAGAAAATATTTTAGATTCATTTCATTATATATACGGGGGAGTCATCAAAGGATTAAATACTCTCGGAATAAATGTAGAATTCAAACCTCTAAATGATCTTACATTGAATTCAAAAAAACTTTCTGGCTCTGCTCAAACGAGAAGATTGGGAGTTATTTTACAACATGGAACCCTAATGTACAATACAGATCTAGAGTTAATGGAAAGAGTTCTTAGGATATCTGATAAGAAAATTGAAATAAAGAAAAGAGTTACAAATCTTTCCATTGAAGGGTACAGTTTGAATAAAAAAGAATTACTTAAATGTTTAAAAGAAGGATTTGAAGAAACTTTTGGGAAAGCTAAAGAAGACAATATTTCTAAAGAGGAATTAAGCATTGCGAGAAAATTGTCCTTAGATAAATATCAATCAGACGAGTGGAATCAAAAAAGATAG
- a CDS encoding ArsR family transcriptional regulator, producing the protein MYQKILKLLENEESPLSAEAISEKTKESLMKTKSLLLRLQEEGKVESTKKDDMIVWQIKKKDDTEKKYEKMVR; encoded by the coding sequence ATGTATCAAAAAATTTTAAAACTGCTTGAGAATGAAGAATCTCCTCTTTCTGCTGAGGCCATAAGTGAAAAAACTAAGGAAAGTTTAATGAAAACAAAATCTCTTTTGTTGAGATTACAGGAAGAAGGAAAAGTTGAAAGTACAAAAAAAGACGATATGATAGTCTGGCAAATAAAGAAAAAGGATGATACTGAAAAGAAGTATGAAAAGATGGTAAGATAA
- a CDS encoding DEAD/DEAH box helicase family protein, with translation MPLSHPLLKGEISPRAYQETIFVKSKDKNTLVILPTGLGKTYIAILLTAYTLQSKEKKVLVLAPTKPLAEQHLKSFSEILNIEKESFSLLTGTVSPIKREDLYTESLVIIATPQVIENDILTGKIDLDEFGLIIFDEAHRATGDYAYTYIAEKAISKDIRILGLTASPASDKEKMQDIIKNLGIENIEIRNENSPDVKSYVQELDISWISVKLPEEFLEIKKLLEILLKKEIKDLKDLGFFSSLEVTKKEILATVPKINNKIKEVPLKEKSVYYGALKSQAKALKIHHALELLETQGISPLISYFKRMREGKSRSSIELLSEKNIMKILTMADNLSQRGIEHPKLSKLYEIVVNEVKKGKNIIIFSHYRDTTMRIVKELSKFEGVNVERFVGQASKKGDEGLSQKKQKEIIERFRLGEFNVLVATSVAEEGLDIPEVDMVILFEPVPSEIRSIQRRGRTARRRSGEVVILMAEKTRDEGYYWASKKKERQMKHTVMELKRDFTKNEGVSMAEKGQSKLKDFLVMPEIIVDDREDKRVVKILSEIARIKVNRLDVGDYILSNRIGVERKSSHDFIESLIKGTLFPQILSLSNAYEVPLLIVEGEDVYSVRNMDKKSIRGAIISAMVDLRVRVIFTNTPEETANYLVEISLREQKEKDRLPAIRGEKKVMSLKEKQLFIVEGLPEVSSVLSRRLLRRFGSVLGVFNADEIELKDVEGVGEIKAKKIRDVIDSQYEEI, from the coding sequence ATGCCTTTGTCTCACCCCTTACTCAAAGGGGAGATTTCACCTAGAGCCTATCAAGAAACTATTTTTGTAAAAAGTAAAGATAAAAACACTTTAGTTATTTTGCCAACTGGGCTTGGAAAAACATACATAGCAATTCTACTTACGGCGTATACCCTTCAATCTAAAGAAAAAAAAGTTTTAGTCCTTGCACCTACTAAACCACTAGCGGAACAACATTTAAAATCATTTTCAGAGATATTAAATATTGAAAAAGAAAGTTTTTCTCTTCTAACTGGAACTGTATCCCCTATAAAAAGGGAGGATCTTTATACAGAATCATTAGTTATTATAGCGACTCCACAGGTGATAGAAAACGACATTCTAACTGGAAAAATAGACCTAGATGAATTTGGACTTATAATTTTTGATGAGGCGCACCGTGCAACGGGGGATTATGCTTATACATACATAGCGGAAAAGGCAATCTCAAAAGATATAAGAATATTAGGATTAACTGCATCCCCTGCATCTGACAAAGAAAAGATGCAGGATATAATCAAAAATCTTGGAATAGAAAATATTGAAATTAGAAATGAAAATTCGCCTGATGTAAAATCATATGTTCAAGAATTAGATATTTCATGGATTTCTGTAAAACTTCCAGAAGAATTTCTAGAAATTAAAAAGTTACTCGAAATTTTACTAAAAAAGGAAATTAAAGATCTAAAAGATCTAGGATTTTTTTCATCGTTAGAAGTGACAAAGAAAGAAATACTTGCTACAGTACCAAAAATAAACAATAAAATTAAAGAAGTGCCATTAAAAGAAAAATCAGTTTATTATGGGGCTCTCAAATCTCAAGCAAAGGCCCTAAAGATACATCACGCTCTGGAGCTACTAGAAACTCAAGGGATATCTCCCTTGATATCCTATTTTAAAAGAATGAGAGAAGGCAAAAGTCGTTCTTCTATTGAATTACTTTCTGAAAAAAATATAATGAAGATATTGACAATGGCCGATAATCTTAGTCAACGAGGTATTGAACATCCAAAGCTTTCAAAATTATATGAAATTGTAGTCAATGAAGTAAAAAAAGGCAAGAACATAATAATTTTTTCACATTATAGAGATACTACTATGAGAATCGTGAAAGAGTTAAGTAAATTTGAAGGCGTGAATGTTGAAAGATTTGTTGGTCAAGCTTCAAAAAAAGGGGATGAAGGCCTATCTCAGAAAAAGCAAAAAGAGATAATTGAAAGATTTAGATTAGGAGAATTTAATGTCCTTGTTGCCACCTCCGTTGCAGAAGAGGGGCTTGATATACCAGAGGTAGACATGGTGATATTATTTGAACCTGTTCCTTCAGAGATAAGATCAATTCAAAGAAGAGGTAGAACTGCTAGAAGAAGAAGTGGAGAAGTCGTAATTCTTATGGCGGAAAAAACAAGAGACGAAGGATATTATTGGGCAAGTAAAAAGAAAGAAAGACAGATGAAACATACTGTAATGGAACTAAAACGAGATTTTACTAAAAATGAAGGGGTGTCTATGGCTGAGAAGGGTCAGAGTAAATTAAAGGATTTTTTGGTGATGCCAGAAATAATAGTGGACGACAGAGAAGACAAAAGAGTGGTAAAAATACTATCAGAGATTGCAAGGATTAAGGTAAATCGTTTAGACGTAGGCGACTATATCTTATCTAATAGAATAGGGGTTGAAAGAAAATCTTCTCATGATTTTATAGAATCTCTTATCAAAGGAACTCTTTTCCCACAAATTTTATCTCTATCAAACGCTTATGAAGTTCCCTTATTAATAGTTGAAGGAGAAGATGTCTATTCAGTAAGAAATATGGATAAAAAATCCATACGTGGGGCAATTATATCCGCCATGGTTGATCTCAGAGTTAGAGTTATTTTTACTAATACCCCGGAAGAAACAGCAAATTATCTTGTAGAGATATCATTAAGGGAGCAGAAAGAAAAAGATAGACTGCCCGCAATTAGGGGTGAAAAAAAAGTAATGAGTTTAAAAGAAAAACAGCTATTTATAGTAGAAGGCCTTCCAGAGGTATCTTCAGTTCTTTCAAGGAGGCTTTTGAGAAGGTTTGGCAGCGTTCTTGGAGTTTTCAACGCTGATGAAATAGAACTCAAGGACGTTGAAGGCGTTGGAGAAATTAAGGCTAAGAAGATAAGAGATGTTATAGATTCTCAGTATGAAGAAATTTAA